A region from the Syntrophorhabdaceae bacterium genome encodes:
- a CDS encoding DegT/DnrJ/EryC1/StrS family aminotransferase, producing the protein MIPVAKPYLTSDDAQSAYDTILTGWVTQGPKVQEFEEHFAAYVGSRYAVAVSSCTTALHLAMLVVGVGPGDEVICPSLSYIATSNSILYTGARPVFAEVLPVTYNIDAGYAESLITSRTKAILIVHQMGMPADIDAFKRLCETYKLHLVEDAACAVGSTYKGRKIGCHSDLVCFSFHPRKVITTGDGGMITTSRRDYAERLRRLRQHGMSVSDRERHAANKVVFEQHLEVGYNYRMTDIQAAVGIKQLEKLDWIITQRRRIADRYNEAFAEIDCLTVPKEEPGLLSNYQSYCLYVKETAPISRNDLMASLLEKGISTRRGIMTSHRERAYKDICAGLRLPASEGLSDRSIILPLYVGMTDADIDQVVHSIGQIMKGHCLPTEATPAPRLTHEGHQGSIPN; encoded by the coding sequence ATGATCCCTGTAGCTAAACCATATTTGACTTCCGATGATGCGCAAAGCGCCTACGATACGATCCTTACCGGCTGGGTGACGCAGGGGCCGAAGGTACAAGAGTTCGAGGAACATTTTGCTGCCTACGTGGGTTCTCGCTACGCCGTCGCCGTTTCGAGCTGTACCACAGCTCTGCATCTAGCTATGCTCGTTGTCGGTGTCGGTCCTGGCGATGAGGTGATCTGTCCATCGTTGAGCTACATAGCGACAAGCAATTCTATTCTTTACACCGGGGCGCGACCCGTATTTGCCGAAGTACTTCCTGTCACGTACAACATAGATGCAGGTTACGCAGAGTCTCTGATTACGTCTCGAACCAAAGCGATTCTCATTGTTCACCAGATGGGTATGCCCGCAGATATCGATGCTTTCAAACGACTCTGTGAAACGTACAAACTCCATCTCGTCGAGGATGCAGCCTGCGCTGTCGGCTCCACTTACAAGGGAAGAAAGATCGGCTGTCATTCGGACCTCGTCTGTTTCTCTTTTCACCCGCGGAAGGTCATCACCACCGGAGACGGGGGTATGATTACAACGTCGCGCAGAGATTATGCGGAACGCTTGCGACGGCTGAGACAACACGGTATGTCAGTGAGCGATCGCGAGCGCCACGCCGCCAATAAGGTGGTCTTTGAGCAGCATCTGGAAGTCGGCTACAACTACCGTATGACCGATATCCAGGCAGCCGTGGGGATAAAACAGCTCGAGAAGCTCGATTGGATAATCACGCAAAGAAGGAGAATAGCCGACCGTTACAACGAGGCCTTTGCAGAGATTGATTGCCTTACGGTCCCGAAGGAAGAGCCCGGCTTATTGAGCAACTATCAGTCCTATTGTCTCTACGTAAAAGAGACCGCCCCTATTTCTCGGAATGATCTTATGGCCTCTCTACTGGAAAAAGGTATTTCCACAAGACGCGGCATTATGACCTCCCATCGGGAACGGGCATATAAGGATATTTGCGCCGGTCTGAGACTTCCCGCTTCAGAAGGCCTGTCCGACCGGAGCATCATCCTGCCCCTCTATGTCGGTATGACAGATGCCGATATCGATCAGGTGGTTCACTCTATCGGGCAGATTATGAAAGGGCACTGTCTACCTACAGAGGCGACCCCAGCTCCTCGCCTAACCCATGAGGGCCACCAGGGTTCGATCCCGAATTGA
- a CDS encoding glycosyltransferase, with translation MKILYCFPEASNPNHYAYINIRSSLIEQGHSTVDFDFLAATETLGQQGMVKELRAVIEQERPDIFLHGIVSDELPVYFLDELRDRDDILSIAFFSDDDWRIYNHSLHWVGHYNFATTNDINALEIYRRFGFHHVFHMQYAANPRIYYPRKVPKIYDVTFVGQAYLGRPHIVYELMSQGIDVRVWGAGWEKIPELQSVAGPSLPTDKMIETFCASKIVLGFAWCSVPTATGQLMPQIKGRTFEYPACEAFQITYEDDRLKNYFNLGTEIATFRDANDLATKIRYYLDHDQERQDMAHAAYKRVLKDHTWKQRWDACLPLMAKDNQDLRRGKTWTVPAQLQHVESPERKDPLVSIVCYVYNRERFIAETIESVLSQTYRNIEFIILNDGSTDNTERIIKRYLSDPRIKYHYQENIGKSLLKFHELFNRSVGLSSGAYVCAIGADDIYLPDRIEKQVQEFRRHPELDISFCNAQIIDHAGNPTGNNFRHPKALTFNRFNLLRRLFTTNFIAHPAVMIRRQALDEHNGFETGYCSDFHFWLKTAQHLNFKYMDEVLWRYRVHDDAGTATKNNDLCADQTYQVLEFFYNKYSIEDFYPEISACSQKSEALFSAHLDLGIDALTAPFVYAHRFAIREFQKALSIREDSVEAQNNLAIAMVVAGDRREAAGLFRALGHGGDNGSVRHNIDVFEASSAENPRLQDYWILAEDTNSSELKRNILRFELRDDLLPGSTLTISERPDDTASMHRPTVKGLTSIIIATTDHADPLEVCLDALEKHTRESHEIIIVGNTPFIESIRSMERPDDPVKNLILLRSENPNYVGLINQGIGRSTGETIVVLRAGTIVTDGWLTGMLHCLHHTSKPGLVGPLTNFGSPPQLVPHACMQAQEDASRFASEFKGRNEHRRSRVGNLSGFCLSFRRDLISSIGLPDDSLSEGSSWATDYCLAASVAGYTNMLAADTYVHQETNHDTGTSKADLGRKWTKEAMRPDTNKRLGALNAIEEARKLYARDRLKDAVDALMEGLKLSFQDKDIYFCLARMLIDAGLHGDAIQALESMAKEHKEDIEYLELFGYAAEAIDRDEDAEACASKMLSKDAALSRAINLQGLIAYKRSQKKDAENFFRRAAQVDPGNGDPYRNRGLSQWSEGEKEEGLSLMEKAFILAPDSTDNRNSYYAAVCDTGSYGRAEPVFMEAQALYPESRAITFLLIDSLVKQEKFGEAIGQIEAAIVRFGAEQGLISAGHEIRRVLGPLVINPEDKEARTLSVCMIAKNEEDHMARCLESLKGVAGEIIVVDTGSTDETKQIAQVFGAQVFDVPWTNDFSEARNVSLSKAKGRWILVHDADEVISTQDYSKLLAIVDPKAEKPAAYTLITRNYTTNSSLQGWTANKGDYPDEEAGTGWFPSPKVRLFTNDRRVRFENPVHEILEPSLQRAGVKIKPCDIAVHHYGRLNEEKTMAKAETYYFLGKKKLDATGGDPSALRELAIQAGELGRHDEALELWNRYIAFQPESHVAHFNMSTCYFETGRFKEALDSAIKALTLDPLSKESVLCYASASLCAGSIKDAISSLEKLMERIPDYPPAKVVLAAAYCMGGTQSEGQDHLKEMRMRGYDCSTALYSLSKKLISADRMESAVNLLENMTQAGQSHPRTAELLNTCRSLADLTAAEHHMAAQTNVRG, from the coding sequence ATGAAGATACTCTATTGTTTTCCCGAAGCATCAAATCCCAACCATTACGCATATATCAACATTCGCTCTTCGCTGATTGAACAGGGCCATTCCACGGTGGATTTCGATTTTCTCGCCGCAACCGAAACCCTGGGCCAGCAGGGCATGGTCAAGGAATTACGCGCCGTCATCGAACAAGAAAGACCGGACATCTTTCTTCACGGGATCGTGAGCGACGAGCTGCCCGTCTATTTTCTCGACGAGCTGCGCGACCGGGACGATATCCTAAGCATCGCATTTTTCTCGGACGACGACTGGAGAATTTACAATCATTCACTTCACTGGGTCGGCCATTACAACTTTGCAACCACGAACGATATCAATGCGCTGGAAATCTACCGCCGGTTCGGCTTTCATCATGTTTTTCATATGCAGTATGCCGCAAATCCTCGGATATACTATCCGAGAAAGGTGCCAAAGATATATGACGTGACGTTCGTGGGACAGGCGTATCTCGGCAGGCCGCATATTGTCTATGAGCTCATGTCGCAGGGGATTGATGTGCGGGTGTGGGGTGCGGGCTGGGAGAAAATCCCCGAGCTCCAATCCGTAGCAGGCCCCTCCCTCCCCACGGACAAAATGATCGAAACATTCTGCGCCTCTAAGATTGTTCTCGGATTCGCCTGGTGCTCAGTTCCCACCGCAACCGGGCAACTCATGCCTCAGATAAAGGGGCGGACGTTCGAATATCCGGCCTGTGAAGCGTTTCAGATTACTTATGAAGATGACCGTCTCAAGAACTACTTCAATTTGGGAACAGAAATAGCGACCTTCAGAGATGCAAACGACCTTGCCACAAAAATAAGATACTACCTTGACCACGACCAAGAGCGTCAAGATATGGCCCATGCAGCATACAAACGAGTCCTCAAGGATCATACGTGGAAGCAGCGCTGGGACGCCTGCCTGCCCCTCATGGCCAAAGACAACCAGGACCTGCGGAGGGGCAAGACCTGGACCGTACCCGCGCAGTTGCAGCATGTGGAGAGCCCCGAGCGAAAGGACCCCCTCGTTTCCATAGTCTGTTACGTATATAACCGCGAGCGGTTCATTGCAGAGACCATCGAATCGGTGCTCAGTCAGACATACAGAAACATCGAATTTATCATACTCAACGATGGGTCCACGGACAATACGGAACGCATTATCAAAAGATATCTTTCCGATCCAAGAATCAAATATCACTATCAGGAAAACATAGGAAAATCCCTGCTGAAATTTCATGAATTATTCAATCGTTCAGTCGGATTGTCTTCCGGCGCATATGTCTGCGCCATTGGAGCCGACGATATATATCTGCCGGACAGAATAGAAAAACAAGTTCAAGAATTTCGGCGCCACCCGGAACTCGATATCAGCTTTTGTAACGCCCAGATCATCGACCATGCGGGCAATCCGACAGGGAACAATTTCCGTCATCCCAAAGCACTTACATTCAACAGATTCAATCTCCTCCGCCGTCTCTTCACCACGAATTTCATTGCTCATCCGGCGGTTATGATCCGCCGACAGGCCCTCGACGAACACAATGGTTTTGAGACGGGCTATTGTTCCGATTTCCATTTCTGGCTCAAAACCGCGCAGCATTTGAATTTCAAATACATGGATGAGGTGCTCTGGCGCTATAGGGTGCACGATGATGCGGGCACAGCAACGAAAAACAACGATCTCTGCGCCGACCAGACGTATCAAGTCCTCGAGTTCTTCTATAACAAGTACTCTATCGAGGACTTTTACCCGGAAATCTCGGCCTGTTCCCAAAAATCAGAAGCCCTCTTCAGCGCCCATCTTGATCTCGGCATTGATGCGCTTACCGCGCCCTTCGTCTATGCTCATCGTTTCGCCATACGGGAATTTCAAAAAGCCCTGTCAATACGGGAAGACTCCGTGGAGGCGCAAAATAACCTTGCCATAGCAATGGTGGTTGCAGGCGACAGACGTGAGGCCGCGGGCCTCTTCCGCGCCCTCGGTCATGGCGGTGACAATGGATCGGTACGGCACAACATAGATGTATTCGAGGCATCAAGCGCTGAGAACCCCCGCCTTCAAGACTACTGGATACTGGCGGAAGACACAAATAGTTCCGAGCTGAAACGCAATATCCTGCGCTTCGAACTGCGTGACGACCTCTTACCTGGATCAACCCTCACGATATCTGAGAGACCCGATGATACGGCCTCTATGCACCGCCCGACCGTCAAAGGCCTCACATCCATCATCATAGCCACAACCGACCACGCAGACCCTCTCGAAGTTTGTCTTGATGCCCTTGAAAAGCATACCCGCGAGTCGCACGAGATTATCATAGTAGGAAACACGCCGTTCATAGAGTCGATTCGCAGTATGGAAAGACCAGACGACCCGGTGAAAAATCTTATTCTCCTCAGGAGCGAGAACCCCAATTACGTAGGCCTTATAAATCAGGGTATCGGCCGCTCAACAGGCGAGACAATAGTTGTCCTCAGAGCCGGAACCATTGTAACCGATGGCTGGCTCACCGGTATGCTCCACTGCCTCCATCACACATCAAAGCCTGGTCTTGTCGGTCCCCTGACGAATTTTGGATCGCCGCCGCAGCTCGTGCCGCATGCCTGCATGCAAGCTCAGGAGGATGCGTCCCGCTTCGCTTCGGAATTCAAGGGGCGTAACGAACACCGGCGCTCAAGGGTCGGAAATCTGTCCGGCTTCTGTCTCTCTTTCAGAAGGGACCTGATTTCTTCGATCGGCCTTCCCGACGATTCCTTAAGCGAGGGATCTTCCTGGGCCACAGACTACTGCCTGGCCGCCTCCGTTGCCGGATACACAAATATGTTAGCAGCCGACACCTACGTTCATCAAGAGACAAACCACGATACGGGAACAAGCAAAGCCGACCTCGGCAGGAAATGGACAAAAGAGGCTATGCGACCGGACACGAACAAACGCCTCGGGGCGCTGAATGCAATAGAAGAAGCTCGCAAACTTTATGCAAGGGACAGGCTGAAAGACGCGGTGGATGCACTCATGGAAGGGTTAAAACTCTCTTTTCAAGACAAGGATATCTATTTCTGCCTCGCCCGGATGCTGATCGATGCAGGATTGCACGGGGACGCCATTCAGGCTCTCGAATCCATGGCCAAAGAACATAAAGAAGACATCGAGTATCTCGAGCTATTTGGCTATGCCGCCGAAGCGATAGATCGCGACGAGGATGCGGAGGCGTGTGCGAGCAAAATGCTCTCAAAAGATGCAGCCTTAAGCCGGGCCATCAATCTTCAGGGCCTGATCGCGTACAAGAGAAGTCAAAAAAAGGACGCGGAAAACTTTTTCAGGCGAGCTGCGCAAGTCGACCCTGGCAACGGCGATCCATACAGGAACAGGGGGCTCTCCCAATGGTCCGAAGGCGAAAAGGAAGAAGGCTTATCCCTCATGGAAAAAGCATTCATTCTCGCGCCCGACAGCACGGACAACCGGAACTCCTACTATGCCGCCGTGTGCGATACGGGTTCCTATGGCAGGGCCGAGCCCGTTTTCATGGAAGCACAGGCGCTCTATCCTGAGAGCCGCGCAATCACGTTTCTTCTTATCGATTCCCTGGTCAAACAGGAGAAGTTCGGCGAGGCTATAGGCCAAATCGAGGCCGCCATCGTTCGTTTCGGCGCTGAGCAGGGACTCATTTCCGCCGGCCACGAAATCCGAAGGGTCTTAGGCCCTCTCGTCATCAACCCTGAGGACAAAGAGGCGCGAACCCTTTCCGTGTGCATGATCGCAAAGAATGAAGAAGACCACATGGCCCGATGCCTTGAAAGCCTGAAAGGCGTTGCCGGCGAAATCATTGTGGTCGACACCGGTTCCACAGATGAGACGAAACAGATCGCCCAAGTTTTCGGTGCACAGGTCTTCGATGTACCCTGGACAAATGACTTCTCGGAAGCCCGCAACGTCTCCCTGTCTAAAGCAAAAGGACGGTGGATACTCGTGCATGATGCCGACGAAGTCATCTCAACCCAGGACTACAGCAAGCTTTTAGCCATCGTCGACCCGAAGGCGGAAAAGCCTGCGGCATACACGCTCATCACGAGGAACTATACGACAAACTCCTCGCTTCAGGGTTGGACGGCTAACAAAGGGGACTACCCCGACGAAGAAGCCGGCACCGGGTGGTTTCCGAGTCCAAAGGTAAGGCTCTTCACGAATGACCGCCGGGTTCGGTTTGAAAATCCCGTGCATGAGATCCTCGAACCTTCATTACAAAGGGCCGGCGTCAAGATAAAGCCCTGTGATATAGCCGTACATCACTACGGCAGGCTCAATGAAGAGAAGACCATGGCCAAGGCAGAGACCTACTATTTCCTCGGAAAAAAGAAACTCGACGCGACGGGCGGCGACCCGTCAGCCCTCAGGGAGCTCGCCATCCAGGCCGGGGAACTAGGAAGGCATGATGAGGCCTTAGAGCTCTGGAATCGCTACATTGCGTTTCAACCCGAGAGCCACGTGGCTCACTTCAACATGTCCACATGCTATTTCGAAACGGGACGGTTCAAAGAGGCTCTCGATAGCGCCATTAAGGCGCTCACCCTTGACCCTCTGTCCAAGGAGTCCGTCCTCTGCTATGCCTCGGCGTCGCTTTGTGCAGGCTCCATTAAAGACGCAATCTCATCTTTAGAGAAACTTATGGAGAGGATTCCCGATTACCCCCCGGCCAAAGTGGTCCTTGCTGCAGCCTACTGTATGGGTGGTACACAAAGCGAGGGTCAAGACCATCTCAAGGAGATGAGGATGAGAGGATACGACTGTTCCACCGCTCTGTATTCCTTGTCGAAGAAGCTTATCTCGGCGGATAGGATGGAATCTGCCGTCAACCTGCTTGAGAACATGACTCAAGCGGGACAGTCACATCCGCGTACGGCGGAGCTTCTTAATACCTGCCGCTCTCTGGCCGACCTAACAGCGGCGGAGCATCATATGGCAGCGCAGACAAATGTGCGGGGTTGA
- a CDS encoding flagellin, giving the protein MSSDITLTSSMRANLLALQSTVTLMGRTQERLANGKKVNSALDNAVSYFTAQSLTSRSSDLLNYKDAISQSIQTIKAADNAITSITTMINSAIGVAQDAMSKLGSAAYNQTLTINNLTGMTSGQTIAIGNSIFTAVTTAASASATNFYIGGATSDAAISLAQAINLTTETRTKMTATVQNSTITINPTTAGMTMVATDLGFAAALSSNLTASSIGSGVELASKVSQYNTMMAQLNTMKSDAFYNGKNLLNSETMTVRFGNSHTLSVVGFDSSASGLGLNATATWTSETTIQADIDNMNNALTSLRVNSSSLSSNLAIVNARNQWISDVSNTLQTGADSLVNADTNEEGANMLALQTRQSLSTSALSLASQSNQSVLKLFQ; this is encoded by the coding sequence ATGTCATCAGATATTACCTTAACATCAAGCATGAGGGCGAACCTTCTGGCCCTCCAGTCAACAGTTACCCTGATGGGTAGAACGCAGGAAAGATTGGCAAATGGCAAGAAAGTGAACTCAGCTCTCGACAACGCGGTGAGCTATTTTACAGCCCAGTCGCTGACGAGCCGCTCGTCAGACCTCCTCAATTACAAAGACGCCATATCCCAGTCGATCCAGACCATTAAGGCTGCCGATAACGCAATTACAAGCATCACCACGATGATCAACTCCGCCATCGGTGTTGCCCAGGACGCCATGAGTAAACTTGGTTCTGCGGCATACAACCAGACACTGACGATCAACAACCTTACCGGTATGACGAGCGGTCAGACCATCGCCATCGGCAACTCAATCTTTACGGCAGTTACCACGGCTGCATCGGCAAGCGCCACGAACTTCTACATTGGCGGCGCCACATCGGATGCAGCTATATCCCTTGCTCAGGCCATTAACCTCACGACCGAGACAAGGACAAAGATGACCGCTACAGTTCAGAACAGCACCATCACCATCAACCCGACCACGGCGGGTATGACCATGGTGGCAACTGACCTCGGTTTTGCGGCCGCACTGTCCAGCAACTTAACAGCTTCATCCATCGGAAGCGGTGTAGAGCTCGCATCTAAGGTCAGCCAGTATAACACGATGATGGCACAGCTCAATACCATGAAGTCCGATGCGTTCTACAACGGGAAGAACCTGTTGAACAGCGAGACCATGACGGTTCGTTTCGGCAACAGCCATACCCTGTCAGTCGTGGGTTTTGACTCCTCGGCTTCGGGACTTGGTCTCAATGCAACGGCAACCTGGACATCGGAGACAACGATTCAGGCGGATATCGACAATATGAACAACGCCCTTACAAGCTTGAGGGTCAACTCTTCGAGCCTGTCCAGCAACCTGGCCATCGTGAACGCTCGTAACCAGTGGATTTCCGATGTGTCCAACACCCTCCAGACGGGCGCTGACTCTCTGGTCAACGCTGATACAAACGAAGAGGGCGCGAACATGCTGGCCCTCCAGACCAGGCAGTCTCTGAGTACGTCTGCATTGAGTCTGGCATCCCAGTCGAACCAGTCAGTTTTGAAATTGTTCCAGTAG
- a CDS encoding tetratricopeptide repeat protein, which produces MVNVDRPLCKTESAPEGHSAGAKTRETAGCVDEAEDLFKKSLEADPTSVPLTLDLGDFFLRHGRLDEAELVYRYALSLDHRSCAVLNNLGNTMKQKGDHAEAERFYREALTVNPHLLETLTNLGILFLNQKRFDEAETYLRRATALNPRFGYAARELGNLSMEQGRYTEAEALYRYVLSVNPGDHDAAFNLSYVLLLHGKYEEGWDRYELRLKRADFQYLCVDGKRRFDPSSASQTVLVRAEQGLGDTIQFVRFLSELKGNGRRIIFECQPQLVDLLGSVQGVDTIVPRTVGLKAPDIAFDEYIPLLSLPGVFKITAETIPAHVPYVAVDQGLIEKWKMALGSEAGRERFKVGVAWAGNPKNTGDKFRSLTLKSLTPLFGVDGAIFYSLQYGIAVAEIEALPTFANLVDFSRDLKAFADTAAFIMNLDLVITVDSVIAHLAGALGKPCWNLIPYVPDWRWLIDRSDSPWYPTMRLIRQKSLNDWEETLQEVTSELAHIVLRNRPVTSFATSERPNTPKEQSPLFHTPQHSPSFYPDMPVQA; this is translated from the coding sequence ATGGTGAATGTTGACAGGCCTCTCTGTAAAACCGAATCGGCGCCCGAAGGGCATTCGGCAGGTGCGAAAACCCGGGAAACTGCCGGTTGCGTGGACGAAGCCGAAGATCTCTTCAAGAAGTCCCTTGAGGCCGATCCTACGTCTGTCCCGCTCACACTCGATCTGGGGGATTTCTTCCTCAGACACGGGCGTCTCGATGAAGCCGAGCTCGTCTACCGTTACGCCCTTTCACTCGACCATAGGTCGTGCGCGGTATTGAATAATCTCGGAAATACTATGAAGCAGAAAGGCGATCACGCCGAAGCGGAACGCTTCTACCGCGAGGCACTTACCGTGAATCCCCATCTTCTTGAAACACTCACTAACCTCGGTATCCTCTTTCTCAATCAAAAAAGGTTTGATGAGGCCGAGACATATTTGCGCCGCGCCACTGCGCTCAACCCTCGTTTCGGTTACGCCGCGCGTGAGTTGGGAAACCTTTCCATGGAGCAAGGTCGATACACTGAGGCTGAGGCCCTCTACCGATATGTCTTATCGGTTAACCCCGGGGACCATGACGCCGCCTTCAATCTCTCGTATGTTCTCCTTTTGCACGGCAAATATGAAGAGGGCTGGGACAGATATGAACTGCGTCTCAAAAGGGCCGATTTTCAATACCTTTGTGTTGACGGCAAGCGCCGGTTCGATCCCTCTTCAGCGAGCCAAACCGTGCTCGTCAGGGCTGAACAGGGGCTCGGCGATACCATACAATTCGTCAGGTTCTTATCCGAACTCAAGGGAAACGGCAGACGAATCATCTTCGAGTGCCAGCCACAGCTTGTGGACCTCTTAGGAAGCGTACAAGGGGTCGATACTATTGTCCCGAGAACGGTCGGGCTCAAAGCACCCGACATTGCCTTTGATGAGTACATTCCGCTTCTCAGCCTGCCGGGCGTTTTCAAGATCACGGCCGAAACGATCCCGGCTCACGTGCCTTACGTCGCGGTCGATCAGGGCTTAATAGAGAAATGGAAAATGGCGCTCGGCTCTGAGGCGGGTCGTGAGAGGTTCAAAGTCGGCGTGGCCTGGGCGGGTAATCCCAAGAACACAGGCGACAAATTTCGCTCCCTCACGCTCAAGAGCCTGACGCCTCTCTTCGGGGTAGATGGCGCCATCTTCTACAGCTTGCAGTATGGTATTGCCGTAGCGGAGATTGAAGCGCTTCCGACTTTTGCCAATTTGGTGGACTTTTCCCGGGACTTAAAAGCCTTCGCGGATACGGCCGCCTTTATTATGAACCTCGATCTTGTAATCACCGTGGACAGCGTCATAGCCCATCTGGCTGGTGCGCTGGGTAAGCCGTGCTGGAATCTCATTCCTTATGTACCCGACTGGCGCTGGCTTATAGATCGGTCAGACAGCCCCTGGTATCCTACCATGCGCCTCATCCGACAGAAGAGCCTTAATGACTGGGAAGAAACTTTGCAGGAAGTTACCTCTGAACTTGCTCATATCGTGCTTCGGAATAGACCCGTTACATCTTTCGCCACATCTGAGAGACCAAACACCCCCAAAGAACAATCACCCCTTTTTCATACCCCGCAACACTCCCCTTCATTCTATCCAGACATGCCCGTCCAGGCATAG
- the flaF gene encoding flagellar biosynthesis regulator FlaF: protein MPGPGLNAYRKIQTTTTSGRELEASVLTNGAHLLKDCQLHWNEKDRFRRLDAALTFNQRLWTVFQSELIKEDNPLPVKLKADILSLSIFIDKRIVEIMQDPTPEKLNAVININLNLAAGLRGSPA, encoded by the coding sequence ATGCCAGGACCAGGGCTCAATGCATATAGAAAGATACAGACCACAACAACTTCAGGCAGGGAACTTGAGGCGTCGGTCCTGACGAACGGGGCTCACCTGCTCAAGGATTGTCAACTTCACTGGAACGAGAAGGATCGGTTTAGACGGCTTGACGCTGCGCTCACATTTAATCAGCGCCTGTGGACCGTGTTTCAGAGTGAACTGATCAAAGAGGACAATCCTTTGCCGGTTAAGCTCAAGGCCGACATTTTGAGCCTGAGCATTTTTATTGACAAACGAATAGTTGAGATCATGCAAGATCCCACCCCCGAAAAGCTCAACGCGGTCATCAACATAAACCTCAACCTTGCTGCCGGGCTCAGAGGCTCGCCGGCGTAA
- a CDS encoding flagellar biosynthesis repressor FlbT, protein MALKISLKPQERTIIGGAVVANGGSKADLIIENNVPVLRDKDILRERDAVTPCKRIYFMIQLMYVDDRDLVEKHNLYWSLVKDVVQAAPSTAAILGEISEHILYSRYYTALKLAKKLIEYEEEVMEHARTRAQCI, encoded by the coding sequence ATGGCGCTAAAGATCAGCTTAAAGCCCCAGGAACGGACCATTATAGGGGGGGCAGTAGTGGCAAACGGCGGCTCAAAAGCCGACTTGATTATAGAGAACAACGTTCCCGTATTGCGAGATAAAGATATTCTCCGCGAGAGGGACGCGGTCACGCCGTGCAAAAGGATCTATTTCATGATTCAACTTATGTACGTCGATGACAGGGACCTTGTGGAGAAACACAATCTCTACTGGTCACTCGTAAAAGATGTGGTACAGGCGGCGCCGAGTACAGCGGCCATACTGGGGGAGATCAGCGAACACATCCTGTATAGCAGATACTACACAGCCCTCAAGCTGGCAAAAAAACTCATCGAGTACGAAGAGGAGGTAATGGAGCATGCCAGGACCAGGGCTCAATGCATATAG